One window from the genome of Acinetobacter sp. LoGeW2-3 encodes:
- a CDS encoding alpha-E domain-containing protein, whose amino-acid sequence MLLLNSNAQYIFWLGRYLSRTQFLCAHFPFLEDDAAVAYAHAFCLPAFDASSLNEMVLDQAQPYSFHQQFKVARDNIQELRGVLSAKAYAELNHLIRTADQNAGYICDVVTDCQDILEGESPDVFLFFSLGQCLEKLDQELRLGEDTATTIAKVDYVIDTLVEMGWSDLDEYWNQLRENTDLNNFYQFSDYIHHMFEINV is encoded by the coding sequence ATGCTTTTACTTAATTCCAATGCGCAGTATATTTTTTGGTTGGGTCGTTACTTATCAAGAACGCAGTTTTTATGTGCCCATTTTCCATTCTTAGAAGATGATGCAGCAGTTGCCTATGCGCATGCATTCTGCCTGCCAGCCTTTGATGCCAGTTCATTGAATGAAATGGTGCTGGATCAGGCTCAGCCATATTCATTCCATCAGCAGTTTAAAGTGGCTCGTGACAATATTCAGGAGTTACGCGGTGTGCTGTCTGCCAAAGCCTATGCAGAACTGAATCATCTGATTCGTACTGCCGACCAGAATGCGGGTTATATCTGTGATGTAGTCACAGATTGTCAGGATATTCTGGAAGGTGAATCTCCAGATGTGTTCCTGTTCTTTAGCTTAGGTCAATGTCTGGAAAAGCTCGATCAAGAGTTGCGCCTAGGTGAAGATACCGCCACTACAATTGCAAAAGTTGATTATGTGATTGACACTCTGGTGGAGATGGGCTGGTCTGATCTGGATGAATACTGGAATCAGCTACGTGAAAATACGGATCTGAATAATTTCTATCAGTTCAGTGATTATATTCATCACATGTTTGAGATTAATGTATGA
- a CDS encoding BLUF domain-containing protein, protein MHHFCYASQSTSAKSNLLDDLTDILAEARDFNHHHGITGVLYFADGYFFQCLEGKLEHLNVLFEKLSKDPRHENIKRFEMRPLEQINFAGWSMKYISRRDEIRDFCTSMGFEEFTPHSFEQVHVDALLEQLRSQDEEAA, encoded by the coding sequence ATGCATCATTTTTGTTATGCCAGCCAGAGTACCTCTGCTAAGTCGAATTTGCTCGATGACTTAACGGATATTCTGGCCGAGGCTCGAGATTTTAATCATCATCATGGTATTACCGGGGTGTTGTATTTTGCAGATGGCTATTTCTTTCAATGCCTTGAAGGAAAATTAGAACATCTGAATGTATTGTTTGAAAAGCTGAGCAAAGATCCACGGCATGAGAATATCAAACGTTTTGAAATGCGTCCGCTGGAGCAGATTAATTTTGCCGGCTGGTCGATGAAGTATATTTCACGACGTGATGAAATCCGGGATTTCTGCACCAGCATGGGCTTTGAGGAATTTACGCCACATAGTTTTGAACAAGTTCATGTAGATGCACTTTTAGAACAGTTGCGCTCACAGGATGAAGAAGCAGCTTAA
- the alr gene encoding alanine racemase, giving the protein MRQATVYIDSAALQYNLNRVKQLAPTAKIVSMVKANAYGHGVKDCLAALKDSDAFGVACLQEALEIRELGYQQPITLIEGVFCADEMQVVIDQNVEVIVHHQAQLDWLLANKDAYIAKGLKVWVKLNSGMNRLGFKIDVIKDVINQLKAEGFTCVLAMHFANADADHPLNEQQIQQFLEVKNDCAPLMGSCCNSAAIYKYPELHFDFVRPGIMLYGATPFANKTVHDLDIKPVMTFTAEVIALNDIKAGEHVGYGSTFTADQDMTLAIVSIGYGDGYPRAFPKQNYVAINGQQTRVIGRVAMDMIAIDATDLNLQLGTEVELWGKTRLVDDVAEANGTIGYELLCRMSARPVRKLV; this is encoded by the coding sequence GTGCGCCAAGCAACAGTTTATATTGACAGTGCAGCACTGCAATATAATTTAAACCGTGTCAAACAACTTGCCCCAACCGCTAAAATCGTCAGCATGGTCAAAGCCAATGCTTACGGACATGGAGTTAAAGACTGCTTAGCAGCCTTAAAAGATAGCGATGCCTTTGGTGTCGCCTGCCTTCAGGAAGCCCTAGAAATTCGTGAGCTTGGTTATCAGCAACCAATCACCTTGATTGAAGGCGTATTCTGTGCTGATGAAATGCAGGTGGTGATTGACCAGAATGTTGAAGTGATCGTGCATCATCAGGCACAACTCGACTGGTTACTTGCGAATAAAGATGCCTATATTGCAAAGGGCCTAAAAGTCTGGGTAAAACTGAACAGCGGCATGAACCGTCTGGGCTTTAAAATTGATGTAATTAAAGATGTGATCAATCAACTCAAAGCTGAAGGTTTTACTTGTGTCCTTGCGATGCACTTTGCCAATGCCGATGCTGACCATCCGCTCAATGAACAGCAAATCCAGCAGTTCCTTGAAGTGAAAAATGACTGTGCACCTTTAATGGGTTCTTGCTGTAACTCAGCGGCAATCTATAAATATCCAGAATTGCATTTTGACTTTGTTCGTCCGGGCATCATGCTTTACGGTGCAACCCCATTTGCTAACAAAACCGTGCATGACCTAGATATCAAACCTGTGATGACTTTTACTGCTGAAGTGATTGCATTAAATGATATTAAAGCCGGTGAGCATGTCGGTTATGGTTCGACTTTCACAGCGGATCAAGACATGACTTTAGCTATTGTTTCAATTGGCTATGGTGATGGTTATCCACGTGCCTTCCCGAAACAGAACTATGTGGCAATTAATGGCCAGCAAACACGTGTGATTGGCCGTGTGGCGATGGATATGATCGCCATTGATGCAACAGATCTAAATCTGCAGCTGGGCACTGAAGTCGAACTATGGGGTAAAACCCGTCTGGTTGATGATGTTGCTGAAGCCAATGGCACCATCGGTTATGAATTGCTATGTCGTATGTCTGCACGTCCAGTGCGTAAACTGGTTTAA
- a CDS encoding proteasome-type protease, giving the protein MTYCCALRLEQGMVFISDTRTNAGVDHISVFRKLYTFGIPGERVIVIQASGNLATTQAVIGHIKNQLELNQEPNILTLHTMFEVAELVGHTLKHVIESVTSDTMEQSNYYCSLLVGGQIAGQDMQLYHIYPQGNFICATSDTPYFQIGESKYGKPILDRALSYDMPLDEALRCSLISFASTLRSNVSVGMPLDVLVYNKDSFEIPAGKRIQEDDEYFTKISKQWSDTLKKGLQELPKPTLDYFQ; this is encoded by the coding sequence ATGACTTATTGTTGTGCGCTCCGTTTGGAGCAGGGGATGGTGTTCATTAGCGACACACGGACAAATGCGGGTGTCGATCACATCTCGGTGTTTCGCAAGTTGTATACCTTTGGTATTCCGGGTGAGCGCGTCATTGTTATTCAGGCATCAGGAAATCTGGCCACGACACAGGCAGTAATCGGGCATATTAAAAATCAACTGGAGTTGAATCAGGAACCAAATATTCTGACTTTACATACCATGTTTGAAGTGGCTGAACTGGTCGGCCATACCTTGAAGCATGTCATTGAAAGTGTCACTTCAGATACCATGGAACAGAGTAATTATTATTGCAGTTTGTTGGTCGGTGGGCAGATTGCCGGACAGGATATGCAGCTTTATCACATCTATCCGCAAGGTAACTTTATTTGTGCAACCAGCGATACGCCGTATTTCCAGATTGGGGAAAGTAAATATGGCAAGCCGATTCTGGATCGTGCACTCAGCTATGACATGCCGCTAGATGAAGCACTGCGATGCTCGCTGATTTCTTTTGCGTCTACCTTACGTTCTAATGTTTCTGTGGGAATGCCTTTAGATGTACTGGTCTACAATAAGGACTCATTTGAAATTCCGGCAGGTAAGCGTATTCAGGAGGATGATGAATACTTTACCAAAATTAGCAAACAATGGTCGGATACATTGAAGAAAGGTTTGCAAGAATTACCTAAGCCAACTTTAGATTATTTTCAATAA
- a CDS encoding helix-turn-helix transcriptional regulator, translated as MTGQEKETSNSLYRQWQILSRLTTGKWMGTRELQEILEREGVEISLRTIQRDLNQIAQRFPIESSKTIPQGWRWRSDAPIQSLPHMTSSQAVTFMMVEEHLKHLLPPSLIEEMNPWFDLARRSLSTQNNVRQWINRVRIVPATQPLIPPVVDRQAQQAVYEGLLQDKQLECIYQGRGQNSEEKTYILNPLALVQKGSIIYLVCTRHDKSDIQTFALHRFKSANVLNTRALHPVNFDIDEYIESGALGFRVNFDQPTENVLLKLHMPEADAHYFEESQLSRDQQIEKLDNGMALISATVPFTSQLVWWLRSFGNKIQKIEPEQVARAVYQQDEA; from the coding sequence ATGACCGGACAAGAAAAAGAAACTTCGAATAGCCTTTATCGCCAATGGCAGATTTTATCGCGCCTGACGACCGGAAAATGGATGGGCACTCGCGAATTGCAGGAAATCCTGGAACGTGAAGGTGTAGAAATCAGTTTGCGAACTATTCAGCGTGACCTGAACCAGATTGCACAGCGATTTCCAATTGAAAGCAGCAAGACCATTCCTCAGGGCTGGCGCTGGCGTTCCGATGCCCCGATTCAAAGTTTGCCTCATATGACCAGTTCACAGGCAGTAACCTTTATGATGGTTGAGGAACATCTGAAACACCTGTTACCGCCTAGCCTGATCGAGGAAATGAACCCCTGGTTTGATCTGGCACGTCGCAGCCTGTCGACACAAAACAATGTACGTCAGTGGATTAACCGGGTTCGTATCGTTCCTGCGACTCAACCGCTAATTCCACCAGTCGTTGACCGTCAGGCACAACAGGCAGTTTATGAAGGTTTATTGCAGGATAAACAGCTGGAATGTATCTATCAGGGCCGTGGGCAAAATAGCGAAGAGAAAACCTATATTCTTAATCCATTAGCCTTGGTACAAAAAGGTTCGATCATTTATCTGGTATGTACCCGCCATGACAAATCCGATATTCAAACCTTTGCCCTGCATCGCTTCAAGTCTGCCAATGTATTGAATACTCGTGCTCTGCATCCAGTGAACTTTGACATTGATGAATATATTGAATCCGGTGCTTTGGGCTTCCGGGTCAACTTCGATCAGCCGACTGAAAATGTCCTGCTGAAACTGCACATGCCTGAAGCAGATGCGCACTACTTTGAAGAAAGTCAGCTTAGCCGCGATCAACAGATTGAAAAGCTTGATAATGGCATGGCTCTCATTAGTGCAACTGTCCCTTTCACGTCTCAGCTAGTGTGGTGGTTACGTAGTTTTGGCAACAAGATTCAAAAAATTGAGCCTGAGCAAGTGGCTCGAGCTGTATATCAGCAAGACGAAGCATAA
- a CDS encoding circularly permuted type 2 ATP-grasp protein has translation MLKETQDTNVTTTIENFSTTAISTNISEAKDAVAIQTAKPLQVLQQMSSKFFNEMRDDQNMNGQAGQKIEEWLSKHTLDELNALNKAAKEHFLYEGITFTVYGDEEGTERTIPFDIIPRVIARKQWNMVALGCEQRVKALNLFLHDIYHQQDILKAGIVPELQVLTHEAYQPHMYQHSLKGGIYSQISGVDIIRDSKGEFYVLEDNLRTPSGVSYMLESRKISEKLMPGLFEQTPIAGVEQYPHLLREILAENSAIDNPFIVVLTPGRFNSAYYEHAFLAREMDVPLVTSRDLYVENAKVYVKTIRGRQQVDVIYRRVDDAYLDPLCFKPDSTLGVPGLMSAYLQNNVVIANAPGTGVADDKSIYPYVDKMINFYLGEQPILKNVPTYQCREAEDLSYVLAHLDQLVVKEAQGSGGYGMLIGPQASRQQIETFREKIMAAPHLYIAQPTLDLSVSPTMTNYGIAERHIDLRPFVLSSPYRTEIVPGGLTRVAMQAGSLVVNSSQGGGIKDTWIVDNLHS, from the coding sequence ATGCTAAAAGAAACCCAGGATACAAATGTCACAACGACTATAGAAAATTTTTCAACAACGGCGATTAGTACCAATATTTCAGAAGCGAAGGATGCGGTAGCAATTCAAACAGCTAAACCACTACAAGTGCTACAGCAGATGTCATCTAAATTTTTTAATGAAATGCGTGATGACCAGAATATGAATGGTCAGGCTGGACAGAAAATCGAAGAGTGGTTGTCGAAACACACTTTAGATGAGCTTAACGCGTTAAATAAAGCAGCGAAAGAACATTTTCTTTATGAAGGAATTACCTTCACGGTTTACGGTGATGAAGAAGGCACCGAACGTACCATTCCTTTTGACATCATTCCACGTGTAATTGCACGCAAGCAATGGAATATGGTGGCACTTGGCTGTGAACAGCGTGTTAAAGCACTAAATCTGTTTTTGCATGATATCTATCATCAGCAGGATATTCTGAAAGCAGGGATTGTGCCTGAACTGCAAGTGCTCACCCATGAGGCTTATCAGCCACATATGTATCAGCATAGCCTAAAAGGCGGAATCTACAGCCAGATTAGCGGCGTAGATATCATTCGCGATTCGAAAGGTGAATTCTATGTACTGGAAGATAACCTGAGAACACCTTCAGGCGTGTCTTACATGCTGGAAAGTCGCAAGATTAGTGAAAAGCTGATGCCAGGTCTGTTTGAACAGACACCTATTGCCGGTGTAGAACAATACCCACATTTACTCAGAGAAATTCTGGCAGAAAACTCAGCTATCGATAATCCATTTATTGTGGTGCTAACTCCGGGTCGCTTCAATAGCGCTTACTATGAACATGCTTTCTTGGCAAGGGAAATGGATGTGCCTTTGGTGACATCACGTGATCTTTATGTAGAGAACGCGAAAGTTTATGTAAAAACGATTCGTGGTCGTCAGCAGGTGGATGTTATTTATAGACGTGTCGATGATGCCTATCTCGATCCGCTTTGCTTTAAACCTGATAGTACCCTTGGCGTACCAGGCTTAATGTCTGCCTATTTGCAGAATAATGTTGTCATTGCCAATGCGCCAGGAACCGGTGTGGCAGATGACAAATCCATCTATCCTTATGTAGATAAGATGATCAATTTCTATCTTGGTGAACAACCCATTCTGAAGAATGTTCCAACCTACCAATGCCGTGAAGCTGAAGATCTCAGTTATGTATTGGCGCATCTTGACCAGCTGGTTGTAAAAGAAGCCCAAGGTTCAGGTGGCTACGGCATGCTGATCGGTCCACAGGCGTCTAGACAGCAGATTGAAACCTTTAGAGAGAAAATCATGGCTGCGCCACATTTATATATTGCCCAACCAACGCTGGATCTTTCCGTTAGTCCAACCATGACCAATTATGGCATTGCAGAACGCCATATTGATTTGCGTCCATTTGTACTCAGCTCGCCTTACCGTACTGAAATCGTACCAGGTGGCTTAACACGTGTGGCAATGCAAGCAGGTTCGCTGGTGGTAAATTCCTCTCAGGGCGGTGGCATCAAGGACACCTGGATTGTCGATAACCTCCATTCATAA
- a CDS encoding transglutaminase family protein has protein sequence MKLMVNHQTHYNYTETVTSSIQYIKMMPSTNVHQQVHSWDISVPGSRELSRDAFHNLWITSTQRTPYQHLSIMAQGIVELNPLNHDHGMNDQINPNLFLQPTSTTQCNEEMKDFVKQYVPVPTRLNLIALAQAVLEHVPYITNSSSVHGSAIDAFEAKQGVCQDHAHIFIAMCKYLGLPARYVSGYLFAQNTSHLASHAWAEVFIDQAWYCFDVSNQLFVPSAHIYVAIGRDYWDVAPVRGVREKGGVESMYSIVQVLSC, from the coding sequence ATGAAGTTGATGGTGAATCACCAAACACACTATAACTATACCGAGACGGTCACCAGCAGTATTCAGTACATTAAGATGATGCCTTCCACTAATGTACATCAGCAGGTGCATTCTTGGGATATCAGTGTGCCGGGCAGTCGTGAGTTAAGTCGGGATGCTTTTCACAATCTGTGGATTACCAGTACCCAGCGTACGCCTTACCAGCATTTAAGCATTATGGCGCAAGGCATTGTCGAGTTAAATCCGCTGAATCATGATCATGGGATGAATGACCAGATCAATCCAAACCTGTTTTTGCAACCAACTTCAACTACTCAGTGTAATGAGGAAATGAAGGACTTTGTAAAACAGTATGTGCCAGTTCCAACGCGTCTAAATCTGATCGCATTGGCTCAGGCTGTATTGGAGCATGTACCGTATATCACCAATAGTAGCTCTGTGCATGGATCAGCCATTGACGCTTTTGAGGCAAAACAGGGCGTTTGCCAGGATCATGCGCATATTTTCATTGCGATGTGTAAGTATCTTGGCTTACCGGCACGTTATGTTTCAGGTTATCTGTTTGCACAAAATACCTCTCACTTGGCCAGTCATGCCTGGGCAGAGGTATTTATTGACCAGGCTTGGTATTGCTTTGATGTAAGTAATCAGTTATTTGTACCTAGTGCACATATTTATGTTGCTATTGGGCGTGACTATTGGGACGTTGCGCCGGTACGTGGGGTAAGAGAAAAGGGCGGAGTGGAATCAATGTACTCCATCGTCCAGGTTCTAAGTTGTTAG